Proteins found in one Ctenopharyngodon idella isolate HZGC_01 chromosome 16, HZGC01, whole genome shotgun sequence genomic segment:
- the LOC127497334 gene encoding COX assembly mitochondrial protein homolog isoform X2 produces the protein MEPSKAEEPHLRHVEKDVLIPKMMREKAKERCVQHVDVFNRCCKDAGFFMVFKCREENAALKECLTRHYQDPAFFEECKQEYLKEKQEFQQTGIPGKNRKQKLPTSM, from the exons ATGGAGCCGTCTAAAGCAG AGGAGCCGCACCTGAGGCACGTGGAGAAAGACGTGTTGATTCCCAAGATGATGCGGGAGAAAGCCAAGGAGAGATGCGTCCAGCATGTGGATG TGTTCAACCGCTGCTGTAAAGACGCCGGCTTCTTCATGGTGTTCAAGTGTCGAGAAGAGAACGCCGCACTGAAGGAGTGTCTGACGCGCCA TTACCAGGATCCTGCGTTCTTCGAGGAGTGCAAACAGGAGTATCTGAAAGAGAAACAGGAGTTTCAACAGACTGGGATTCCAGGCAAGAACAGGAAGCAGAAGCTTCCCACCAGCATGTAG
- the LOC127497334 gene encoding COX assembly mitochondrial protein homolog isoform X1 has translation MEYQAHLCSIESIDLQYLSLWVLREKQTQTQDFLLSFSVFNRCCKDAGFFMVFKCREENAALKECLTRHYQDPAFFEECKQEYLKEKQEFQQTGIPGKNRKQKLPTSM, from the exons ATGGAATATCAGGCTCATTTGTGCTCGATTGAGTCCATTGATCTCCAGTATTTGAGTCTGTGGGTTTTGAGAGAGAAACAAACTCAAACTCAAGATTTTCTTCTGTCGTTTTCAGTGTTCAACCGCTGCTGTAAAGACGCCGGCTTCTTCATGGTGTTCAAGTGTCGAGAAGAGAACGCCGCACTGAAGGAGTGTCTGACGCGCCA TTACCAGGATCCTGCGTTCTTCGAGGAGTGCAAACAGGAGTATCTGAAAGAGAAACAGGAGTTTCAACAGACTGGGATTCCAGGCAAGAACAGGAAGCAGAAGCTTCCCACCAGCATGTAG